The genomic window CAAGAACGATGTTTCCTTTAGCCGTTTTTACAGTAGCTTTCACACCTTCTCCACTTGTGTCAACACTTTCTACAGAAGCGTTAGTCATAATTTCGATACCTGATTTTTTCAGAGATTTCTCTAAGTGTTTAGAGATTTCTTCATCCTCTACAGGAACGATGTTTGGCATAAATTCAACAACAGTTACTTTAGTACCCATTGTGTTATAGAAATCGGCAAATTCTACTCCGATAGCTCCAGAACCTACAACAATCATAGATTTTGGCTGCTCAGGAAGAGATAATGCCTGTCTGTATCCGATTACTTTTTTACCATCTTGCGGCAAGTTCGGTAATTCTCTTGAACGAGCTCCAGTTGCGATAATGATATGAGTACCTGTATATTCAGTTACTTTTCCGTCTTTATCCGTAACAGAAACTTTTTTACCTTTTTGTACTTTGGCAGTTCCTAAAATAACATCGATTTTATTCTTTTTCATCAAGAATTCAATCCCTTTGCTCATTTTAGAGGCAACACCACGGCTTCTCTGAATTACATTCGGAAACTCAAAGCTGGCTTCCACTTTATTCAGTCCATAATCTTCAGCGTGATTAATGTAATGAAAAACCTGAGCCGACTTCAATAAAGCTTTAGTTGGAATACATCCCCAGTTAAGACAAATTCCTCCTAAATTTTCTTTCTCGATAATTGCAGTTTTGAAACCCAACTGTGCCGCTCTAATTGCAGTAACATATCCACCAGGACCACTTCCGATGACAATAATATCGTAATTCATTAGTTTAAAATTTTTATGCGAATTTAAGGAAAAATATTGGATGAAGCACGTTTCTGAAAATTCATAAAGCAATGCATAATAAATGCTATTTTCATTTAATTTTCAACAAAAAAGAGAACACAAAAAGCATTCTCTTTTCAAAAGATTTTATTTTAATTTAAAAATTTCACAAAACAGAAACTATAGAATTATACTATATTGATTTTAAAATTTATAAAAAATCGATCCTATTAGAGCTTTTTAAGCAATCTTTTCTGACTCTGGTATTTTTCGTTCAATGCTCTCAACTGATCTCTCTTCATTTTTTTCGTTGCCAACGGGTGATTTAAAATGGCCTTTTTCTCTGCATTATATCTTTTATCAAGCT from Chryseobacterium camelliae includes these protein-coding regions:
- the lpdA gene encoding dihydrolipoyl dehydrogenase, which encodes MNYDIIVIGSGPGGYVTAIRAAQLGFKTAIIEKENLGGICLNWGCIPTKALLKSAQVFHYINHAEDYGLNKVEASFEFPNVIQRSRGVASKMSKGIEFLMKKNKIDVILGTAKVQKGKKVSVTDKDGKVTEYTGTHIIIATGARSRELPNLPQDGKKVIGYRQALSLPEQPKSMIVVGSGAIGVEFADFYNTMGTKVTVVEFMPNIVPVEDEEISKHLEKSLKKSGIEIMTNASVESVDTSGEGVKATVKTAKGNIVLEADILLSAVGIAANIENIGLEEVGIQTDKGRVLVNEWYETSVPGYYAIGDIIPTQALAHVASAEGITCVEKIKGMHVEKIDYGNIPGCTYCHPEVASVGLTEKQAKEKGYEIKVGKFPLSASGKATANGNTDGFIKVIFDAKYGEWLGCHMIGEGVTDMVAEAVVARKLETTGHEIIKSIHPHPTVSEAIMEAAAAAYGEVIHI